A genomic segment from Deltaproteobacteria bacterium encodes:
- a CDS encoding CoA-binding protein has product MDLFFNPKSIAVVGASPSQEKLGNVLLKSLIKRFKGIVYPVNPKYKSIDDLKCYAKVSDIREAIDVSVLIVPSGMVLQALNDNVSAGVKGAVIISAGFKETGRSGASMEDEIKNIISKTGIRVIGPNCMGIYDSFSGVDTFFIPEDRLQRPHKGGLSIISQSGSFAVSIMDTLAMEGIGVARVVNYGNRVDVGENDLLDFFAGDENTKIVALYIEAVEDGKRFIETEKK; this is encoded by the coding sequence ATGGACTTATTCTTTAATCCGAAATCTATTGCTGTAGTTGGCGCATCTCCTTCACAGGAAAAATTGGGTAATGTGCTGCTAAAAAGTTTAATAAAAAGGTTTAAGGGCATAGTATATCCTGTTAATCCAAAATATAAATCCATAGATGATTTAAAATGCTATGCAAAGGTATCAGATATTCGTGAGGCAATTGATGTTTCTGTCCTGATAGTCCCATCAGGTATGGTGTTGCAGGCATTAAATGATAATGTGAGTGCAGGGGTAAAAGGCGCTGTTATTATAAGTGCAGGTTTTAAGGAAACAGGCAGAAGCGGCGCCTCAATGGAGGATGAAATAAAAAATATAATCAGTAAAACAGGGATAAGGGTGATTGGACCAAACTGCATGGGTATATATGATAGTTTCTCAGGTGTTGATACATTTTTTATACCTGAAGACAGATTGCAGAGACCTCATAAGGGCGGACTTTCAATTATCTCACAAAGCGGGTCATTTGCAGTTAGTATTATGGATACACTTGCAATGGAAGGTATTGGTGTTGCAAGGGTTGTAAATTATGGAAACAGGGTTGATGTCGGCGAAAATGATCTTCTTGATTTTTTTGCAGGAGATGAAAACACAAAGATTGTTGCCTTATACATAGAGGCAGTTGAAGATGGCAAAAGGTTTATAGAGACAGAAAAAAAATG